In the Parashewanella tropica genome, ATCGATACTTACTTAAATCATCCAGCTTCTATCATGACGGAAGCGAAACCAATTCTGGATTATATAAATAAAATTAATTGTGATTGGGATATTCAACTAATTAGCAACTCTAAACCGCATGTTCTAAGCAAAGCTTTTACTGTTGATAGTATTATTATGCACCCTCTGATGCGTACTGTTACAAAATACAAAGATACGAGTTCAGCTATAACATCTAGTAAAAAGCGCTTTAGTTCACCGTCTTGGGAGCGAGCAGGTATAGATAAAGAAATTATTGAATCCCACTTAGATAGAATGGAAAAATCAAAGTCTTTAACAGGTAAAATTTTAAGGCAACTGAGAACTAGACCTCTACTTACCGTTTATTTATTAGATTGCCAAATTGCAGGCTCAGGCGAGCCAGCTGCTACTCAAACAGTGGTTGGCTGGAGTATAAGTTTTCCTGGTGAAGCAGGCTCTCGTAAACCTGAAAATTTAGTCGAATATGTTGTTAATACTACTTGGTGGAATCAAGAGTTTGGTGAATTGCTTGATGAAGAGGATGATTTCGAAAATGATTAATCCTTGGGAAAGCATAAAAACTCCAGCAACGGACTTATCTGCTAGACGAATAGATCATAAGCACCCATTAGATATTTTTTGGGCTAAGGATCGATTAGGCAGATATTTATTTGTTTGTAAATTAACTGATGAATGTAAATTACCATCTAAATATCCGTCTCTATTTGGCATAGAGATAACCTCTATATCAGAAACTAAACAATTAGTTTTGAGCCTTAAAAACCCTAGTGACTGGGAGCTATTTTTTTCCTTATGTAACGATATCATTTCTGCCACAAGGATTTTGGCACCAGCAGCAGTGGTTCCGGTTATTTTTAGAAGAATAGAGCGTTGGAGAGAGTTTTTAAAGAAAGATAAAGTAAAACTGCTTGCTGAAAGAACGATTAAAGGGCTGATTGGTGAATTGGTTTATTTGAATCTTCATTTGGCAAAGAAGTATGGTATTTCGCAAGCTATTGATTTTTGGACTGGGCCAGAAGGAAGTCCACAGGATTTTAATGTTAAAAATGTTGCTATCGAAGTTAAGTGCCAGATCGGTACGTCAGCCCCAAAAGTAAAAATATCTTCAGCTGAACAGTTATGTAGTCAGCTTGATGAGCTGTATTTGTTTGTTGTTACATTAGGTAGAACAGAACCCGAATCACAAGATTCAGTGTCGTTGCCATCTCTAATTTCAAATATTCAAACGACTTTAGAGGAAGAAGGCAATACACAGCAACTCGAACAGTTTCTGGATGCTTTATTGGAGATTGGTTATATTCACAATGAAGAGTACTTTAATTACAGTTATATCATTGCTTCAAAAAAGTTTTATGAAGTTACCGAAAACTTCCCAAGGATTACACTACTCGATATTCCGAACGGTATTGGTAATGTCACTTACGATTTAGAATTAACTAATTGTGAGCCTTTTTTAACTGATGAACCATGGGTATCCTTAGTATGAGCTTAGATTTATTTTACACAAATTTCATGCAAGAAATTTATAGTGAAGCTGAGTGTGGGAGTAAATTTAATGAACCTGCATTTGTTGAAAAAATTTGTGATTACTTAGTCGAGCAAGCAGTACTAGAGGACTATTCGATTTGTAGCTACAAAAAAGATTCTTTGGGATTAAAACTAGATGCTTGGTATCACAATGAAAGCAATGGAGTTCTTACACTTGTCGTTTCTCACTATAAAGATAGCCTAGAAACACTTACAACAACTGTAGCAAATCAAATCTCAAAGCGTGCAGTTCGCTTTTTTGAAAAAAGTCTTGATAGTAGTTTTTATCAAACTATGGAAGAAACCGATTTAGCTTATTCTTTGGTAAGGGAGATCTGTCTAAAATCATCTTCAATAAGTAGCGTCAAAATAATCATAATTACTAATTGTATAATTAGTAAATCATTAAAAAATATCGAATCTATTGAAAGTCACAATATTAATATCAGTTTCGATATTTGGGATATAGAGAGGTTCTACAGGATAGACTCCTCAAAGTTTGGTAAAGAAACTATAGAAATTGACTTTAAAGATGAATTTGGAAAATACCTTCCTTGCTTAAAGGCCTTTTCAGACACAGACAAATATCAGTCATACTTACTTGTACTTCCAGGGACACTTCTTGCTCAGCTTTATGATAAATACACTGAAAGGTTATTAGAGCAAAACGTGAGGACATTCTTGCAATTTAAAGGCAAAGTAAACAAGGGGATGAGGAATACTATTATTAATCAACCCAATATGTTTTTTGCCTACAATAATGGTTTGACTGCCACAGCAGAAGAAATTTCAATATTAGAACAACATGGTATTACTTTAATTTCAAAGCTAAAAAACCTACAAATAGTGAATGGGGGGCAAACTACAGCATCAATATATAACACTCTAAAGAAAGAAAAAGCTGATTTATCTAAGGTCTTTATTCAAGTTAAGTTGACGATTGTCCCTCCTGATTTTGTTGAATCAATTGTTCCTAAGATTTCAGAATTTGCAAATACTCAAAATAAAGTTAACGCCGCTGACTTTTTTTCAAATAGCCCATTTCATTGGAGATTTGAAGAACTTTCTAGACGGATATGGGCACCTTCACCTGAAGGTGGGTTACGAGAAACTCATTGGTTTTATGAAAGGGCTCGTGGTCAATACATGACTGCTAAAACAAAATTGACTCCAGCAGAACAAAGGAATTTTGAAAAGACTAACCCTAAACAACAAATGTTAACGAAAACAGATCTGGCTAAGTATTATAATTCTTGGGAAAAAATGCCACATGTTGTGAGCCTTGGAGCTCAAAAAAACTTCGGAAAATTTGCAGTTCTAATGACAGAGCAGTGGGATAAAGATGAAAAACAATTTAATGAAATGTTTTTTAAAGAATCAATAGCCAAGGCGATCCTTTTTAAAGAATTAGATAAAAAAATTATGAAGCAGCCGTGGTACGGTGGTTATAAGGCAAATATTGTAACATATACCATATCAAGGTTTAGGCATGAAATTGATTGTAAAAGAATGGCCCTTGACCTTATGAGTCTTTGGAAAAAGCAATCATTGCCAGAAGCAATTTTAGAAAACCTTATTGAGATAGCAGAAACTGTAAACGAAGTCATTAAATCAACTCCAATGCATGTTACTAATATTGGAGAATGGTGCAAGAAACCTGATTGCTGGGAAAGTTTGCTAAATACTAATATCACGCTAACCAATGCAGTAGAAAATTTACTTATTGATCGAAATGAAGTCATTCAGCAAAAAAAAGAGGCCGCTACAACTCAAAAGATAGATAACGGGATTGAGGCTCAAAAGTATATTATTGAAAAGACTCGCAACTACTGGAAAAAAATGCAAGATTGGAATAAAGCTTCATTTGTACTAAGTCACAAAGAAAAAAGCATACTAGATGTAGCGGCATCCATACCAATGAAAATTCCTTCTGAAAAGCAATCTCTCATGTTATTGGATATCGAAAAAAAAGCCCTCGAAGAAGGCTTTCACTATTCGTCTTAAGTATCTGTTATATGAACCCTAAAGTAACTATATATTTAGCAAAAACTTACTAATTAATTTAGCTATTTTGGCTGATAATAGTGGGGGGACTGCGTTACCTACTTGAACATATTGCTGAGTACGATTTCCAACAAAAAAATAATTATCTGGAAATGTTTGGATCCTTGCCGCCTCTCTGACTGTCAAGCTTCTGCACTGGAGAAAGTCAGGATGAATATAGTAATGTCCGTCTTTAGATATATGGCAAGTGATTGTAGTTGCTGGCAAGTTGTTAGGTTGTACTCTAAATCTATCTGCGAACTTGCCTGATTTGAAATTCTTATGGTTTGGTATTAATGCGTCAGGGAAATCACTAGCTCTAGGACTCAATCTTTCCCAATTATTGTCATATCCAACTTTTGCCCAAATACTACAATATAAATATCTTTGGAGATCTAGAGCTAGATGACCTCTTGTTTCATGATTGCAAACATAACGTCCTAGCTTTTTATCATAAAACCAACTCGATAATTCGCTATTCTTTATGGTACTTATCCTTTGGATCCCATGGTTTCTGCCTTGTTCCTCTTTAGGAATACCCATCTCAACTACAGCTGTTTCAAATGCGTCAGCAATTATTGATTGATCATGTTTTTTTAATGATGAAATTGTTTTTAATGCGTTGCTTTTTATTGATTTTAACCAATTTTCGCTAGTATTTTCCTCTTTGGATAAGCCGCTTCTGAGCTTAGGCAAGTCACATAAAACATCACTAACAGTGATCTTATTTTCACTGAGAGCAAGGGTTTCATTTTTCCATAAGTCAGCGATATCTTCTCTGATACCAAGAAGAATCACCCTATGGCGACGTTGAGGTATTCCATAGTTTTCACCAGCAATAACATAATCTTTGGGTTGCAGCTCGTTATCATCATCTTTAGTGGCTACGAAAGAAACTATTTTATATCTATGGCTTTTGTGAACTAAAGGCTGAAGAGAAACTGACTCTGACGGATTCTCTAGATCCTTGAAAATTGATTTATGTATTAACTTCCCATTCACTTTTGCGGACAACATACCTTTTACGTTTTCCATAACAAAAATTAATGGTTGAAATAAAGATAAGACTTTCAAATACTCTTTATAAAGGAAGTTACGATGATCTAAGGTAGGATCATACTTTTGATTGGACTTATTTCTAGCTACGCCTGCAACAGAATATGCTTGGCAAGGTGGGCCTCCAATTAATACGCATTCGTCATCACCTAGAGATTGTGATATTGCAGAATAGATAGCTTCATCATCTTTTCCGAGTTCTAAGTTTAATGCTTCTCTGTTTGCGGCTTCAACTTGAGCTTTAAATTTTGGAAGTTTATAAAGTTGCTCTTCTGGTGACTTTCCTAGTTTGCCTTTTAGAAAGTCATAATACTCCTTTGGTGCATCATCAAACTGCCT is a window encoding:
- a CDS encoding AIPR family protein produces the protein MSLDLFYTNFMQEIYSEAECGSKFNEPAFVEKICDYLVEQAVLEDYSICSYKKDSLGLKLDAWYHNESNGVLTLVVSHYKDSLETLTTTVANQISKRAVRFFEKSLDSSFYQTMEETDLAYSLVREICLKSSSISSVKIIIITNCIISKSLKNIESIESHNINISFDIWDIERFYRIDSSKFGKETIEIDFKDEFGKYLPCLKAFSDTDKYQSYLLVLPGTLLAQLYDKYTERLLEQNVRTFLQFKGKVNKGMRNTIINQPNMFFAYNNGLTATAEEISILEQHGITLISKLKNLQIVNGGQTTASIYNTLKKEKADLSKVFIQVKLTIVPPDFVESIVPKISEFANTQNKVNAADFFSNSPFHWRFEELSRRIWAPSPEGGLRETHWFYERARGQYMTAKTKLTPAEQRNFEKTNPKQQMLTKTDLAKYYNSWEKMPHVVSLGAQKNFGKFAVLMTEQWDKDEKQFNEMFFKESIAKAILFKELDKKIMKQPWYGGYKANIVTYTISRFRHEIDCKRMALDLMSLWKKQSLPEAILENLIEIAETVNEVIKSTPMHVTNIGEWCKKPDCWESLLNTNITLTNAVENLLIDRNEVIQQKKEAATTQKIDNGIEAQKYIIEKTRNYWKKMQDWNKASFVLSHKEKSILDVAASIPMKIPSEKQSLMLLDIEKKALEEGFHYSS
- a CDS encoding DNA cytosine methyltransferase, whose translation is MNKPIKVIDLFSGPGGLGEGFSSIKNDEGSRVFKLISSIEKEPSAYRTLKLRAFYRQFDDAPKEYYDFLKGKLGKSPEEQLYKLPKFKAQVEAANREALNLELGKDDEAIYSAISQSLGDDECVLIGGPPCQAYSVAGVARNKSNQKYDPTLDHRNFLYKEYLKVLSLFQPLIFVMENVKGMLSAKVNGKLIHKSIFKDLENPSESVSLQPLVHKSHRYKIVSFVATKDDDNELQPKDYVIAGENYGIPQRRHRVILLGIREDIADLWKNETLALSENKITVSDVLCDLPKLRSGLSKEENTSENWLKSIKSNALKTISSLKKHDQSIIADAFETAVVEMGIPKEEQGRNHGIQRISTIKNSELSSWFYDKKLGRYVCNHETRGHLALDLQRYLYCSIWAKVGYDNNWERLSPRASDFPDALIPNHKNFKSGKFADRFRVQPNNLPATTITCHISKDGHYYIHPDFLQCRSLTVREAARIQTFPDNYFFVGNRTQQYVQVGNAVPPLLSAKIAKLISKFLLNI
- a CDS encoding PD-(D/E)XK motif protein; protein product: MINPWESIKTPATDLSARRIDHKHPLDIFWAKDRLGRYLFVCKLTDECKLPSKYPSLFGIEITSISETKQLVLSLKNPSDWELFFSLCNDIISATRILAPAAVVPVIFRRIERWREFLKKDKVKLLAERTIKGLIGELVYLNLHLAKKYGISQAIDFWTGPEGSPQDFNVKNVAIEVKCQIGTSAPKVKISSAEQLCSQLDELYLFVVTLGRTEPESQDSVSLPSLISNIQTTLEEEGNTQQLEQFLDALLEIGYIHNEEYFNYSYIIASKKFYEVTENFPRITLLDIPNGIGNVTYDLELTNCEPFLTDEPWVSLV